From Rhinopithecus roxellana isolate Shanxi Qingling chromosome 17, ASM756505v1, whole genome shotgun sequence, one genomic window encodes:
- the LOC104661470 gene encoding cytochrome c oxidase subunit 5B, mitochondrial — MASRLLRGAGALAAQALRVRGPSGVAAVRSMASGGGVPTDDEQATGLEREIMLAARKGLDPYNVLAPKGTSGTKEDPNLVPSITNKRIVGCICEEDNTSVVWFWLHEGEAQRCPRCGAHYKLVPHQLAH, encoded by the exons ATGGCTTCAAGGTTACTTCGCGGAGCTGGAGCGCTGGCCGCGCAGGCCCTGAGGGTTCGCGGCCCCAGTGGCGTGGCCGCGGTGCGCTCCATGGCATCTGGAG GTGGTGTTCCCACCGATGACGAGCAGGCGACTGGGTTGGAGAGGGAGATCATGCTGGCTGCAAGGAAGGGACTG gacccATACAATGTACTGGCCCCAAAGGGAACTTCAGGCACCAAGGAAGACCCTAATTTAGTCCCCTCCATCACCAACAAGAGAATAGTGGGCTGCATCT gtGAAGAGGACAATACCAGCGTCGTCTGGTTTTGGCTGCATGAAGGCGAGGCCCAGCGATGCCCCCGCTGTGGAGCCCATTACAAGCTGGTGCCCCACCAGCTGGCACACTGA